The region TTAACAAAGATTTATAAAACCAACCGTCTCTATTAGAGGCGGTTTTTTTATTTTTGCGGAATGGAAAAAGAAGTATCAACGACGGTAAAAGTCAGATTTAGTGACTGTGATCCGATCGGACATTTGAATAACGTGAAATATCTGGATTATATGTTTAATGCCAGAGAAGATCATGTAGAAACCTTTTATGGATTTACCTATGAGGAGTATACCAAGAAAACCGGTTGTACATGGATCGCCATTCAAAACGAAATTGCCTATTTAAAAGAAGTAAGATACAATACGCAGGTAGTGATCAGCAGTAAAACCATCGATATACAGGACAGAACTGCCAAAGTGGAAATCTTAATGAAAAGTCTGGATGAAAAAACAATTCATGCCGTGCTTTGGGTAACTGTTATTTATTTTAATGTAAAAACAAGAAGATCCGAAGTACATCCTGAAGAAATAAAAGAAATATTTGATAAATTTTATGTGGATTTAATACAGAAAGATTTTCAGTCAAGAGTTAAGTTTTTAAGATCTCA is a window of Chryseobacterium arthrosphaerae DNA encoding:
- a CDS encoding acyl-CoA thioesterase, whose amino-acid sequence is MEKEVSTTVKVRFSDCDPIGHLNNVKYLDYMFNAREDHVETFYGFTYEEYTKKTGCTWIAIQNEIAYLKEVRYNTQVVISSKTIDIQDRTAKVEILMKSLDEKTIHAVLWVTVIYFNVKTRRSEVHPEEIKEIFDKFYVDLIQKDFQSRVKFLRSQNAKNS